The Sphingomonas alpina genome has a segment encoding these proteins:
- a CDS encoding response regulator transcription factor has product MRILLIEDEMEMAAALRTVLEREGYVVNHVASLADAREALLSGCGDLVLLDRTLPDGDGLSLLAELRQGNPGMPVIVITARGDVIDRVSGLDHGADDYLAKPFAMEEMLARIRAVRRRPTTRPSQQVQLGQLVYDLVNSEAIVAGKRLDLPRRELLVLAALMRRRGRTVQRGALEDAVYGFDDEIQSNTLDSHISRLRRRLAEAGAEVEIHAIRGVGYLLCQPA; this is encoded by the coding sequence GTGCGAATCCTGCTGATCGAAGACGAGATGGAGATGGCAGCGGCACTGCGCACCGTGCTGGAGCGGGAAGGCTATGTGGTGAACCATGTCGCCAGCCTGGCCGATGCGCGCGAGGCGCTGCTGTCAGGCTGCGGCGACCTTGTCCTGCTCGACCGCACGCTGCCCGATGGTGACGGACTTTCGCTGTTGGCCGAGCTGCGGCAAGGCAATCCGGGCATGCCGGTCATCGTCATCACGGCGCGCGGCGATGTCATCGATCGTGTCTCGGGTCTGGATCATGGCGCCGACGACTATCTCGCCAAACCGTTCGCGATGGAGGAAATGCTCGCCCGCATCCGCGCCGTGCGACGGCGGCCGACAACCCGGCCGAGCCAGCAAGTGCAGCTCGGCCAGCTCGTCTATGATCTGGTCAACAGCGAGGCGATCGTTGCCGGCAAGCGGCTCGACCTGCCGCGGCGCGAGTTGCTCGTGCTCGCCGCCCTCATGCGTCGTCGTGGCCGCACCGTGCAACGCGGGGCTCTGGAGGACGCGGTCTACGGCTTTGACGACGAAATCCAGTCCAACACGCTCGATTCACACATATCGCGACTGCGCAGGCGGCTGGCGGAGGCAGGTGCCGAGGTCGAGATTCATGCCATTCGCGGCGTCGGTTATCTGCTGTGCCAGCCAGCGTGA
- a CDS encoding sensor histidine kinase has translation MKAGATSLKRRLIARLLFFHTGILLLFGVIFVGYLVRADEGGVLVSPEFAKVAAHAISRAPDGRLRLWETDELAALRRSVPDFWFVARNDRGEVVTTGEIPEMYRSMAQHLDQMTFADIRDTTAPFSNLAIIRRASGPAGEFTVLGKGDLFSMTFVVLFLSNLLMIPILGLLAIVTLIATPLIVRRAFAGLSTIADEAERIDIDRRGHRLSAADIPLEVAPLVGAVNGALQRLDEGYDRHQRFIVDAAHELRTPIAILQAKIEASDDRMIAQRFGRDVARLATLAEQLLDLQRIGRIAPPDDTVNLGAIARRVAADLAPIVIAHGRDVEVVDLGASLVRGDPPAIERVLTNLIQNAIDHGGRRVIIRVDGPVVEVEDDGPGIPTEERDTVFEPFHRLRARQTGAGLGLNLVRQVMDRHGGWVEAIDAPGGGTIMRLEFVAVPQP, from the coding sequence GTGAAGGCAGGGGCAACGTCGCTCAAGCGGCGCCTGATCGCCAGGCTGCTCTTCTTCCATACCGGCATCCTCCTCCTGTTCGGGGTGATCTTCGTCGGCTATCTGGTACGAGCGGACGAGGGTGGCGTACTGGTCAGCCCCGAATTCGCAAAAGTCGCGGCACATGCGATCTCGCGCGCGCCGGACGGGCGGCTCCGTTTGTGGGAAACCGATGAACTCGCCGCGCTGCGACGGAGCGTGCCCGATTTCTGGTTCGTCGCGCGCAACGATCGCGGTGAGGTGGTGACGACCGGCGAGATACCCGAAATGTACCGGTCGATGGCACAGCATCTGGACCAGATGACCTTTGCGGATATCCGCGACACGACCGCGCCCTTTTCCAATCTGGCGATCATCCGGCGCGCATCGGGCCCCGCCGGGGAGTTTACCGTGCTCGGCAAAGGGGATCTGTTCAGCATGACATTCGTCGTGCTGTTCCTGTCGAACTTGCTGATGATTCCGATTCTCGGCCTGCTGGCGATCGTGACCCTGATCGCCACGCCGCTGATCGTGCGACGCGCCTTTGCCGGCCTGTCGACCATTGCCGACGAGGCCGAACGAATCGACATCGATCGCCGTGGCCATCGCCTGTCGGCCGCCGATATCCCCCTGGAGGTGGCGCCGCTGGTCGGTGCGGTGAACGGCGCGCTGCAGCGGCTCGACGAGGGATATGACCGCCATCAGCGCTTTATCGTCGACGCAGCGCACGAATTGAGGACCCCAATCGCGATCCTCCAGGCGAAGATCGAGGCATCGGACGACCGGATGATCGCGCAACGATTCGGACGCGACGTGGCGCGCCTCGCCACGCTCGCCGAACAATTGCTCGATCTTCAGCGAATCGGCCGGATCGCCCCGCCGGACGACACCGTGAATCTCGGCGCGATCGCCCGCCGAGTGGCCGCCGACCTGGCCCCTATCGTCATTGCCCATGGTCGTGACGTCGAAGTCGTCGACCTCGGTGCCAGCCTGGTGCGAGGAGATCCGCCTGCGATCGAGCGCGTCCTGACGAACCTGATCCAGAATGCGATCGATCATGGCGGCCGTCGGGTCATCATCCGGGTCGACGGCCCTGTGGTCGAGGTCGAGGATGACGGCCCGGGCATTCCGACGGAGGAGCGCGATACGGTGTTCGAGCCTTTCCACCGCCTTCGCGCCAGGCAAACCGGCGCCGGCCTGGGCCTGAATCTGGTTCGGCAAGTCATGGATCGGCATGGCGGGTGGGTGGAGGCGATCGATGCGCCCGGCGGCGGCACGATCATGCGGCTGGAATTCGTCGCCGTGCCGCAACCCTGA
- a CDS encoding alpha/beta fold hydrolase produces MISIGALNLHIEEAGPTDGPLVILLHGFPETSRAWRKVMQPLADKGLRVVAPDLRGYGKSDVPAGRDAYALDTLAADIVGLADALGAPTFALVGHDWGGIVAWAVAARHPERLSRLIILNAPHADTVKAEMRAHPAQILRSLYVGFFQIPRLPEALLGAFRFRALRRALTRTSRPLAFDAGDLDAYVESWSRPGGLTAMLNYYRALRLPRAPLGRIRVPTLILWGMKDGYLGAHLADAAAAMCDDARITRFNEATHWIQHEEPRQVATKIAAFVQG; encoded by the coding sequence ATGATATCGATCGGCGCGCTCAACCTGCATATCGAGGAAGCGGGGCCGACGGATGGCCCGCTCGTCATCCTGTTGCACGGCTTTCCCGAAACCTCGCGCGCCTGGCGCAAGGTCATGCAGCCGCTTGCCGACAAGGGGCTGCGGGTCGTGGCACCCGATCTGCGCGGTTACGGGAAGAGCGACGTGCCGGCGGGGCGCGACGCCTATGCGCTCGACACGCTGGCGGCCGATATAGTTGGCCTGGCGGATGCGCTTGGCGCGCCGACTTTCGCGCTCGTCGGTCATGACTGGGGCGGGATCGTCGCTTGGGCGGTCGCCGCCCGGCATCCGGAGCGACTGAGCCGGCTGATTATCCTGAACGCGCCGCACGCCGATACCGTGAAAGCCGAGATGCGCGCGCATCCTGCTCAGATATTGCGCAGCCTCTATGTCGGCTTTTTTCAGATTCCGCGCCTTCCGGAGGCATTGCTCGGGGCGTTCCGGTTCCGCGCTCTGCGCCGTGCGCTCACCCGCACCTCCCGCCCCCTGGCGTTCGATGCCGGCGATCTCGACGCCTATGTGGAGAGCTGGTCGCGTCCCGGCGGGCTCACCGCGATGCTCAACTACTACCGTGCGCTCCGGCTGCCGCGTGCGCCGCTCGGGCGCATCCGGGTTCCGACGCTGATCCTGTGGGGCATGAAGGACGGCTATCTCGGCGCCCATCTCGCCGATGCCGCTGCGGCGATGTGCGACGATGCACGCATCACGCGATTCAACGAAGCGACCCACTGGATCCAGCATGAGGAACCGCGCCAAGTCGCAACGAAGATCGCGGCGTTCGTTCAGGGCTAG
- a CDS encoding prephenate/arogenate dehydrogenase family protein, which translates to MLPFARVTIIGLGLIGSSIARAVRQAMPTVRLTGHDFDPAVRTTADTLQLCDDITDTAGAAVIDADLVILCVPVGAMGAAAAGFAADLPADAIVSDVGSCKAEVARALAEALPGATIIPAHPVAGTERSGPEAGFASLFHKRWCILTPAEGADPIAVERLAEFWRRLGADIELMAPDHHDRVLAVTSHLPHLIAYTIVGTASDLEEVTQSEVIKYSAGGFRDFTRIAASDPTMWRDVFLSNREAVLDMLQRFSEDLTALQRAIRLGKGEELFDHFERTRAIRRGIIEQGQDDPAPDFGRSHD; encoded by the coding sequence ATGCTGCCGTTCGCACGCGTCACGATCATCGGGCTCGGGCTGATCGGCTCGTCGATCGCCCGCGCCGTGCGTCAGGCCATGCCGACGGTACGGCTGACCGGTCATGATTTCGACCCGGCGGTCCGCACGACCGCCGACACGTTGCAGCTGTGCGACGATATCACCGACACGGCCGGCGCGGCGGTGATCGACGCCGACCTGGTCATTCTGTGCGTGCCGGTCGGGGCGATGGGCGCCGCCGCCGCCGGTTTCGCCGCCGACCTGCCCGCCGATGCGATCGTCAGCGATGTCGGCTCATGCAAGGCGGAGGTCGCGCGCGCGCTGGCCGAAGCATTGCCCGGCGCGACGATCATTCCGGCGCACCCGGTCGCGGGGACCGAGCGCAGCGGGCCCGAAGCGGGCTTTGCCAGCCTGTTTCACAAACGCTGGTGCATCCTCACCCCGGCCGAGGGCGCCGATCCGATCGCGGTCGAGCGCCTTGCCGAATTCTGGCGCCGGCTCGGCGCCGATATCGAGCTGATGGCGCCCGATCATCACGACCGCGTGCTCGCGGTGACCAGCCATTTGCCGCATCTCATCGCCTATACCATCGTCGGCACCGCCTCGGACCTGGAGGAAGTGACTCAGTCCGAAGTGATCAAATATTCCGCCGGCGGCTTCCGCGACTTCACCCGCATCGCCGCGTCCGACCCGACCATGTGGCGCGACGTGTTCCTGTCCAATCGCGAGGCGGTGCTCGACATGCTGCAGCGCTTCTCGGAGGATCTGACCGCGTTGCAGCGCGCGATCCGGCTCGGCAAGGGGGAGGAGTTGTTCGACCATTTCGAACGTACCCGCGCAATCCGGCGCGGCATCATCGAACAGGGTCAGGACGATCCGGCGCCCGATTTCGGCCGCAGCCATGATTGA
- the hisC gene encoding histidinol-phosphate transaminase: protein MTAPIPKPWIMAIAPYIPGRSTTDDGRKVAKLSSNENPLGTSPKARQAFVAAQLSLERYPDASGAIVREALAEKHGLDPQRIIYGNGSDEILHLAAGAFAGPGDEVIFVHYGFAVYEIAARRVGAVPVIAPDKDYATDVDAILGHVTDKTRIVYIANPNNPTGTYSPASEIARLHAGLPGHVLLVIDQAYAEYLDPQDDDGGMALAMTAPNVLVTRTFSKIHGLAAERIGWGYASAAIIEALHRIRLPFNITIAGQNAAVAAVGDAEFVEHTRSHNATWRAWFADQIAAMGNAGLRAVPSKANFLLVLFEGALTAEAAYKGLMDAGYIVRWLPGQGLPHGLRITIGTEEETRGVAAALRQLVEKTA from the coding sequence ATGACCGCACCGATACCCAAACCCTGGATCATGGCGATCGCGCCGTACATTCCCGGCCGCTCGACCACGGATGACGGCCGCAAGGTCGCCAAGCTCTCGTCGAACGAGAATCCGCTGGGCACCTCGCCCAAGGCGCGCCAGGCCTTTGTGGCAGCGCAACTGTCGCTCGAACGCTACCCCGATGCGAGTGGGGCGATCGTGCGCGAGGCATTGGCGGAGAAGCACGGGCTCGATCCGCAGCGGATCATCTATGGCAATGGCTCGGACGAGATCCTTCATCTCGCGGCGGGTGCGTTCGCCGGGCCGGGCGACGAAGTGATCTTCGTTCATTACGGTTTCGCGGTCTATGAAATCGCCGCGCGGCGCGTCGGCGCGGTGCCGGTGATCGCCCCGGACAAGGATTATGCGACCGATGTCGATGCGATCCTCGGCCACGTTACCGACAAGACTCGCATCGTCTATATCGCCAACCCCAACAATCCGACCGGCACCTATTCGCCGGCGTCGGAGATTGCGCGGCTCCATGCCGGCCTGCCCGGCCATGTGCTGCTGGTGATCGACCAGGCCTATGCCGAATATCTCGATCCGCAAGACGATGATGGGGGGATGGCGCTGGCGATGACAGCGCCCAATGTGCTCGTCACGCGCACCTTTTCGAAGATCCATGGCCTCGCCGCGGAGCGGATCGGCTGGGGCTATGCCTCGGCGGCGATCATCGAGGCGCTGCATCGCATCCGCCTGCCCTTCAACATCACCATCGCCGGGCAGAATGCCGCGGTAGCGGCAGTCGGCGATGCCGAATTCGTCGAACATACCCGGTCGCACAATGCGACCTGGCGCGCCTGGTTCGCGGATCAGATCGCCGCAATGGGGAATGCGGGCCTGCGCGCCGTGCCGTCCAAGGCCAATTTCCTGCTTGTCCTGTTCGAAGGCGCGCTGACTGCCGAGGCCGCGTACAAGGGGCTGATGGATGCGGGCTATATCGTCCGCTGGCTGCCTGGTCAGGGCCTGCCGCACGGCCTGCGCATCACCATCGGCACGGAGGAGGAGACGCGGGGCGTCGCCGCTGCGCTGCGCCAACTGGTTGAAAAGACTGCCTGA
- the metX gene encoding homoserine O-acetyltransferase MetX has translation MSTTDQRFGLARTITLPGPLRLDGGGLLSPVDIAYETYGTLNAEGSNAVLVCHALTGDQHVASDHPITGKPGWWARMVGPGKPVDPERHFIVCANVLGSCMGSSGPASLNPATGAPWAMAFPVITIRDMVRAQAMLLDHLGVGVLHAVVGGSMGGMQALSWPATFPERVRAAVVIASTARHTAQNIAFHEVGRQAVMADPKWRGGDYYGGGQGVNGQNGGDPPAAGLAVARMAAHITYLSEAGLTEKFGRRLQARPDRPDGAKSFGFDADFQIESYLRHQGIAFVDRFDANSYLYITRAMDYFDLAEEHGGHLANAFRASKARFCLVSFDTDWLYPTPESRAIVHALNAAGAPVSFVELSSPFGHDAFLLESPEMNRVVDGFLRVGA, from the coding sequence GTGTCCACCACCGATCAGCGCTTCGGCCTTGCCCGTACCATCACCTTGCCCGGCCCGCTCCGGCTCGATGGCGGCGGGCTGCTGTCGCCGGTCGACATCGCCTATGAAACCTATGGCACGCTCAATGCCGAGGGTAGCAATGCGGTGCTGGTGTGCCATGCGCTGACCGGCGACCAGCATGTCGCGAGCGACCATCCGATCACCGGCAAGCCGGGCTGGTGGGCGCGCATGGTGGGCCCCGGCAAGCCGGTCGATCCGGAGCGTCATTTCATCGTCTGCGCCAATGTCCTGGGCAGCTGCATGGGATCATCCGGCCCGGCGAGCCTCAATCCGGCAACCGGCGCGCCCTGGGCAATGGCGTTTCCGGTGATCACGATCCGCGACATGGTGCGCGCGCAGGCAATGCTGCTCGATCACCTCGGCGTTGGCGTGCTGCATGCGGTAGTCGGCGGGTCGATGGGCGGGATGCAGGCGCTGAGCTGGCCTGCGACTTTCCCCGAACGGGTCAGGGCGGCCGTGGTGATCGCTTCGACCGCGCGCCACACCGCGCAGAACATCGCCTTTCACGAAGTCGGCCGCCAGGCGGTGATGGCCGACCCGAAATGGCGCGGCGGCGATTATTATGGCGGGGGTCAGGGCGTAAACGGTCAGAACGGGGGCGATCCGCCCGCCGCGGGGCTGGCGGTGGCGCGGATGGCGGCGCACATCACCTATCTGTCCGAAGCCGGGCTGACCGAGAAGTTCGGGCGGCGGCTGCAGGCGCGGCCCGACCGGCCGGACGGCGCGAAATCATTCGGCTTCGATGCCGATTTCCAGATCGAAAGCTATCTGCGTCACCAGGGCATCGCCTTCGTCGATCGCTTCGACGCCAATTCCTATCTCTATATCACCCGCGCGATGGATTATTTCGATCTCGCCGAGGAGCATGGCGGGCATCTCGCGAATGCGTTCAGGGCGAGCAAGGCGCGCTTCTGCCTGGTCAGTTTCGATACCGACTGGCTCTATCCGACGCCCGAATCGCGCGCGATCGTTCATGCGCTCAACGCAGCGGGCGCGCCGGTCAGCTTCGTCGAATTGTCGAGCCCGTTCGGGCATGACGCGTTCCTGCTCGAATCGCCCGAGATGAACCGGGTGGTCGATGGCTTTTTGCGAGTCGGCGCATGA
- the metW gene encoding methionine biosynthesis protein MetW, which translates to MTLRPDLAIIADNVAQGSRVLDVGCGDGALMAALRDMHGVDARGLEIEAVNVAAAVSRGLSVIQGDADTDLADYPDASFDYAILSQTLQTTRRPDAVLDQLLRIGRRAFVSFPNFAHWRVRASLLWGGRMPVTRLLPEQWFDTPNIHHVTIDDFRALVKDRGLTVEGAWFLSGDKQTTSAAANFLAEHAVFLLKN; encoded by the coding sequence ATGACGCTGCGCCCCGATCTGGCGATCATCGCCGACAATGTCGCGCAAGGATCGCGCGTGCTCGATGTTGGGTGCGGCGACGGCGCGCTGATGGCGGCCTTGCGCGACATGCACGGCGTCGATGCGCGCGGGCTGGAGATCGAGGCGGTCAATGTCGCCGCGGCGGTGTCGCGCGGCCTGTCGGTGATCCAGGGCGATGCCGATACCGACCTGGCCGATTATCCCGATGCCAGTTTCGACTATGCGATTCTCAGCCAGACCCTGCAGACCACCAGGCGGCCCGATGCGGTGCTCGACCAGTTGCTCCGGATCGGACGGCGTGCGTTCGTATCCTTTCCGAACTTCGCGCACTGGCGGGTACGGGCCTCGCTGCTGTGGGGCGGACGGATGCCGGTGACGCGGTTGCTGCCCGAACAATGGTTCGACACGCCCAATATCCATCATGTCACGATCGACGATTTCCGTGCGCTGGTAAAAGATCGCGGTCTCACCGTGGAAGGAGCCTGGTTTCTGTCAGGCGACAAGCAAACGACCTCGGCAGCGGCGAATTTCCTGGCCGAGCATGCGGTATTCCTGCTGAAGAATTGA
- a CDS encoding response regulator: MSATAIIVEDEIFVALDLERILTSAGYTVKAIAADKTGAIAAAGEAAGDCSFALVDINLRDGPTGPDLAKTLARDYGMKVVFVTANPGQIANPSGALGYVRKPFSESAILAAAALASAQGKMALGANDDFVLLDDSSAG; the protein is encoded by the coding sequence ATGTCTGCAACCGCGATCATTGTAGAAGACGAGATCTTCGTCGCCCTCGACCTGGAACGCATCCTGACCAGTGCGGGCTATACGGTGAAGGCGATCGCGGCGGACAAGACCGGCGCGATCGCGGCAGCCGGCGAAGCGGCAGGTGATTGCAGCTTCGCACTCGTCGATATCAACCTGCGGGATGGCCCGACCGGGCCCGATCTGGCGAAAACACTGGCGCGCGATTACGGCATGAAGGTCGTGTTCGTCACCGCCAACCCAGGTCAGATCGCCAATCCCAGCGGTGCGCTCGGCTATGTCCGCAAGCCGTTCAGCGAATCCGCCATCCTCGCGGCCGCTGCCCTGGCCAGTGCCCAAGGCAAGATGGCGCTCGGTGCGAATGACGACTTCGTCCTGCTGGACGATTCTAGCGCCGGCTGA
- a CDS encoding sensor histidine kinase, with protein MTDTPSTDTPALSAWRIDESARTAAIAQHDIESLRDSAGLKSITDFAAALCDAPIALVSLVEERRQTFLARTGLEVTETPRETSFCAFAMLGDDVMVVPDATEDPRFADNPLVTGEPNIRFYAGAPLIAADGTPLGSLCVIDSVPRAGLTALQRQGLVTLAGSVMERLNDSRDAAAWRDSENASHRALAESHNRFRVLADSMPQMVWSSRPDGYHDYYNARWYDFTGMPEGSTDGEAWNGIFHPEDRERAWTIWHHSLDSGDPYQLEYRLRRADGAYRWILGRALPIRDDAGTITRWFGTCTDIHEQKEASEEREVIAQELSHRIKNIFAVISGLISFAARMNPGFSPIAEDLRARVTALGRAHDFVRPHSAQSAPALAQTSLHGLLDELFRPYQPIGGQRILVGGSDVEIDDRSATPLALLFHELATNATKYGALSIDTGHITLDCAIDHDAVVLNWVEQDGPAVAAPPASHGFGSQLIEMSVVRQLGGKIDRSWDVAGLHVTVRVPVSAFSRR; from the coding sequence ATGACTGACACCCCCTCCACCGATACCCCGGCCCTGAGCGCCTGGCGTATCGACGAATCGGCGCGCACCGCGGCGATTGCCCAGCACGACATCGAATCGCTGCGCGATAGTGCGGGGCTCAAATCGATCACCGATTTCGCGGCGGCGCTGTGCGATGCGCCGATCGCACTGGTCAGCCTGGTCGAGGAAAGGCGCCAGACTTTTCTCGCCCGTACCGGGCTGGAGGTGACGGAAACACCGCGCGAAACCTCCTTCTGCGCGTTCGCCATGCTTGGCGACGATGTGATGGTCGTGCCGGATGCGACGGAAGATCCGCGCTTTGCCGACAATCCGCTCGTCACCGGCGAACCCAATATCCGCTTCTATGCCGGCGCGCCGCTGATCGCTGCCGACGGTACGCCGCTCGGATCGCTCTGCGTGATCGATTCGGTGCCGCGTGCGGGTCTCACCGCGCTGCAGCGCCAGGGGCTGGTGACACTGGCCGGATCGGTGATGGAGCGGCTCAACGACAGCCGCGACGCCGCCGCCTGGCGCGACTCTGAAAATGCCAGCCACCGCGCGCTGGCGGAAAGTCACAATCGCTTCCGCGTACTTGCCGATTCGATGCCGCAGATGGTGTGGTCGAGCCGGCCGGACGGCTATCACGACTATTACAATGCGCGCTGGTACGACTTCACCGGCATGCCGGAAGGATCGACCGATGGCGAGGCATGGAACGGAATCTTTCATCCCGAGGATCGCGAACGCGCCTGGACCATCTGGCACCATTCGCTGGACAGCGGCGATCCGTATCAGCTCGAATATCGGTTGCGCCGCGCTGACGGCGCCTATCGCTGGATCTTGGGCCGGGCACTGCCGATCCGCGATGATGCCGGCACGATCACGCGCTGGTTCGGAACCTGCACCGACATTCACGAACAGAAAGAGGCGAGTGAGGAGCGCGAGGTCATCGCGCAGGAGCTGAGCCACCGGATCAAGAACATCTTCGCGGTGATTTCCGGCCTGATCAGCTTTGCGGCGCGGATGAATCCCGGTTTCTCGCCGATCGCAGAGGACCTGCGCGCGCGTGTCACAGCGTTGGGCCGCGCGCATGATTTCGTCCGGCCGCATAGCGCGCAATCGGCCCCGGCGCTGGCTCAGACCAGCCTGCACGGTCTGCTCGACGAATTATTTCGCCCCTATCAGCCGATCGGTGGACAGCGAATCCTGGTCGGCGGCAGCGATGTAGAGATCGACGACCGCTCGGCAACGCCGCTGGCGCTGCTGTTCCACGAACTTGCCACCAACGCGACCAAATATGGCGCGCTGTCGATCGATACCGGCCACATCACGCTGGATTGCGCGATCGATCACGACGCCGTGGTGTTGAACTGGGTGGAGCAGGACGGGCCGGCCGTGGCGGCACCACCGGCCAGCCATGGTTTCGGGTCGCAGCTGATCGAGATGAGCGTCGTCCGCCAGCTCGGCGGCAAGATCGACCGGTCATGGGATGTGGCGGGGCTGCACGTGACCGTGCGCGTACCGGTATCGGCCTTCAGCCGGCGCTAG
- the ssb gene encoding single-stranded DNA-binding protein — MAGSVNKVILVGNLGRDPESKSFQNGGKVVNLRIATSDSWKDKNTGERKEATEWHSVAIFNEGLANVAERYLRKGSKVYIEGALKTRKWQDAQGQDKYSTEIVLQGFNSVLTMLDGAPGAGGGSGGGGGSGGARDDFGGGGNDFGGGSGGGYGGGSRGGGASGGASRGSFSDDLDDDVPF; from the coding sequence ATGGCGGGCAGCGTCAATAAGGTGATTTTGGTCGGTAATCTCGGCCGCGACCCCGAGAGCAAGAGCTTCCAGAATGGCGGCAAGGTCGTCAATCTGCGCATCGCCACGTCCGATTCGTGGAAGGACAAGAACACCGGCGAGCGCAAGGAAGCGACCGAATGGCATTCGGTGGCGATCTTCAACGAAGGCCTGGCCAATGTCGCCGAGCGCTATCTGCGCAAGGGCAGCAAGGTCTATATCGAGGGCGCGCTGAAGACCCGCAAATGGCAGGATGCGCAGGGCCAGGACAAATATTCGACCGAAATCGTGCTGCAGGGCTTCAACAGCGTTCTGACCATGCTCGACGGCGCCCCGGGTGCCGGTGGCGGGTCGGGCGGCGGTGGCGGCAGCGGCGGCGCGCGTGACGATTTCGGCGGCGGCGGCAACGACTTTGGTGGCGGATCGGGCGGCGGCTATGGCGGCGGCAGCCGCGGTGGTGGCGCGTCGGGCGGCGCGAGCCGCGGCAGCTTCTCGGACGATCTCGACGACGACGTGCCGTTCTGA